Proteins co-encoded in one Hirundo rustica isolate bHirRus1 chromosome 32, bHirRus1.pri.v3, whole genome shotgun sequence genomic window:
- the LOC120764621 gene encoding zinc finger protein 271-like, whose amino-acid sequence METMEEKSPLQNFVEEAVLSSSTVQESNEAENPWRSHMRRGCKRRSRGSEEERSTLGRGGGQSLELRVPEQLHNAEKPHKCLKCGKSFRSSSDLIHHQRSHAGEQPYECDQCRKRFQSSSHLLLHQQIHIDERPFCCPYCGKRFKHNSSLITHQYVHTGERPYECLKCGMSFSKSSILIVHQRRHTGERPYECGECGKSFSQSSTLTAHQRNHTGEGLYECGVCGKIFNRRSNLTAHQMIHTGERPYECDKCRKRFRTSSHLLRHQRIYTDERPFRCPDCMMGFRHNSHLVSHQRIHTGERPYKCPKCGKSFSQSSTLTRHLICHWRIHMGERPYECGECGKSFSRSCQLLEHQRSHTGERPYQCAECGKSFRSSSHLTVHHMIHTGERPYECDQCRKRFQTSSNLLSHQRIHTDETPFHCPDCGMSFKHNSNLVTHRRIHTGERPYECPECGKSFSQSSALTIHQRSHTGERPYKCGECGKSFRTSSHVIKHQMIHTGERPYQCDQCRKRFQTSSDLLKHQQIHTDQRPFRCSNCGMGFKQNSHLIRHVRIHTGERPYECPECGKSFSRSSHLTQHQGSHH is encoded by the exons TGGGCAGGGGAGGCGGCCAGAGCTTAGAGCTGAGGGTCCCTGAGCAGCTTCACAATGCtgagaagccccacaagtgcttgaaatgtgggaagagcttcaggtcGAGCTCCGATCTGATCCACCACCAGAGGAGCCACGCAGGGGAACAGCCCTACGAGTGTGACCAATGCAGGAAGAGGTTTCAGTCCAGCTCCCATCTCCTCCTACACCAGCAGATTCACATTGATGAGaggcccttctgctgcccctACTGTGGGAAGAGGTTCAAGCACAACTCCAGTCTCATCACCCACCAGTAtgtccacactggggagaggccctatgagtgtctGAAGTGTGGGATGAGCTTCTCAAAGAGCTCCATCCTGATTGTCCACCAGAGGAGGCACACaggggaacggccctacgagtgtggggagtgtgggaagagcttcagccagagctccaccCTGACTGCCCACCAGAGGAACCACACTGGTGAGGGGCTCTACGAATGTGGGGTGTGTGGGAAGATTTTCAACCGGAGATCCAACCTGACTGCCCACCagatgatccacactggggagaggccctacgagtgtgatAAATGCAGGAAGAGATTTCGTACCAGCTCCCATCTCCTCAGGCACCAGCGGATTTACACAGatgagaggcccttccgctgccccgactgcatGATGGGCTTCAGGCACAACTCCCACCTTGTCAGCCACCAGcgcatccacaccggggagagacCCTACAAGTGTCCCAAGTGTGGAAAGAGCTTCTCACAGAGCTCTACCTTGACCCGACA CCTGATCTGCCACTGGAGAATCCACATGggggaacggccctatgagtgtggggagtgtgggaagagcttcagccggAGCTGCCAGCTGCTTGAACACCAGAGGAgccacaccggggagaggccctaccAGTGTGcagagtgtgggaagagcttcaggtcGAGCTCCCATCTTACTGTCCACCACATGATCCACACTGGagagaggccctatgagtgtgacCAATgcaggaagaggtttcagacgAGTTCCAATCTTCTCAGCCAtcagcggattcacacagatGAGACACCCTTCCACTGCCCTGACTGCGGGATGAGCTTCAAGCACAATTCCAACCTTGTCacccaccggcgcatccacactggggagaggccctacgagtgtcccgagtgtgggaagagcttcagccagagctctgccctgaCCATCCATCAGAGGAGCCACACAGGGGAACGGCCCTACAAatgtggggagtgtgggaagagctttagGACCAGCTCCCATGTGATCAAACACCAGAtgatccacaccggggagagacCCTACCAGTGTGACCAATgcaggaagaggtttcagaccagctccgATCTCCTCAAGCACCAGCAGATTCACACGGATcagaggcccttccgctgctCCAACTGCGGGATGGGTTTCAAGCAAAACTCTCACCTTATCAGGCACGtgcgcatccacactggggagaggccctacgagtgtcccgaGTGTGGGAAGAGTTTCTCCAGAAGCTCTCACTTGACCCAACACCAAGGGAGCCACCACtaa
- the LOC120764612 gene encoding zinc finger protein 239-like has product MEKERSASKRKMAREAQADKELSTETREEKSPRQILVEEAVLSGSMAKESKREEKPQRSHTRKGYRRKAQGSEEERSTLGQEDGQNSELGVPKQLHDGEKPHKCPECGKSFRWRSFLNRHLGIHTGEQPYECGACGKGFNWISDMIKHQRSHTGERPYECYQCKKRFLTSSSLLLHQRIHTDERPFRCPECGKGFKQNSHLIPHRRIHTGERPYKCGECEKSFSRIFTLISHCRIHTGERPYYCVECGKSFRQNSSLTVHKRSHTGERPYRCRACGKRFLLSTDLLVHQQIHTDERPFHCPDCGKGFKQNSTLVRHRRIHTGERPYECPECDKSFSQRSNLTQHQQKCH; this is encoded by the exons ATGGAGAAGGAGAGGTCTGCGAGTAAGAGGAAGATGGCCCGGGAagcccaggcag acaaggagctgagcacGGAGACCAGGGAGGAGAAATCCCCACGGCagatcctcgtggaagaggctGTTTTGAGCGGCTCCATGGCAAAGGAAtccaaaagggaagaaaagccaCAGAGATCCCACACGAGGAAGGGCTACAGACGGAAAGCACAGGGATCTGAGGAAGAAAGATCCACCCTGGGCCAGGAAGATGGCCAGAACTCGGAGCTGGGGGTCCCTAAGCAGCTTCAtgatggggagaagccccacaagtgtccagaatgtgggaagagcttcaggtgGAGATCCTTCCTAAACCGCCACTTGGGAATCCATACAGGGGAACAGCCCTATGAGTGTGGCGcgtgtgggaagggcttcaactGGATCTCTGACATGATCAAACACCAGAGGAGCCACACTGGagagaggccctacgagtgttACCAGTGCAAGAAGAGGTTTCTGACCAGCTCCAGTCTCCTCctgcaccagcggattcacacagatgagaggcccttccgctgccccgaaTGTGGGAAAGGCTTCAAGCAGAACTCTCACCTTATCCcccaccggcgcatccacactggggagaggccctacaagtgtgGAGAGTGTGAGAAGAGCTTCAGCCGGATCTTCACCCTGATTTCCCACTGCAGGATCCACACGGGGGAACGGCCCTACTACTGTGtagagtgtgggaagagcttccgCCAGAACTCCAGCCTTACTGTCCACAAGAGGAGCCACACGGGGGAACGGCCCTACAGATGTCGGGcgtgtgggaagaggtttctgCTCAGCACTGATCTCCTCGTGCACCAGCAGATTCACACGGATGAGAGGCCCTTCCACTGTCCTGACTGCGGAAAGGGCTTCAAGCAGAACTCCACCCTTGTCAGacaccggcgcatccacaccggggagaggccctatgagtgtcccGAGTGTGATAAGAGCTTCTCACAGAGGTCTAACTTAACCCAGCACCAACAGAAGTGCCACTAA